One Nostoc sp. UHCC 0302 DNA window includes the following coding sequences:
- a CDS encoding ABC transporter ATP-binding protein, translating into MTNTDPQARYSEIESLVASNDLNAATKRLMDFERDFSNSKNYRAEIIDIRGAYKDLSEDERVFGNTDKIDDKKRRLRKQIVEIAASIRDSYKLESQDIPKHENISLIQPKSEQLQTDLYHLQALNEISSNETQLEIEKKQFIESRRQKSIYNSSIVFQCDQIYKTYKSRSVKFQLSNINVSLKLGEITAIVGENGNGKTTLLRIIAGKLAPSTGELRYPCLTLKKKTDMYSIKQQIAYIPQELLPWEGLLFDNLHFAAAIHGFTGQDNEDEVEFITLRLGLEQYKKAKWTEISGGYKMRFALAKALISKPKLMILDEPLANLDINTQLLFLQDLRDLANSISEPKSIIVSSQNLYEIENIADNIIFIKDGQTLYNGSVKNFGDDRTENSYEINCNQSKEEIEDLLEKVNYKRIEKVGNGFIIHTHRDVGSNYLLKVFLEQGISLKYFRDISKSTRKLFENQS; encoded by the coding sequence ATGACTAACACTGATCCTCAAGCCAGATACTCTGAAATTGAAAGCCTAGTTGCCTCAAATGATCTTAATGCAGCAACAAAGCGATTAATGGATTTTGAAAGAGATTTTTCTAATAGTAAAAACTATAGAGCAGAAATTATCGATATTCGAGGAGCGTACAAAGATTTAAGTGAGGATGAGCGTGTTTTTGGTAACACAGACAAGATAGATGATAAAAAAAGAAGATTAAGAAAGCAAATTGTAGAAATTGCTGCATCCATTCGCGATAGCTATAAATTAGAAAGTCAAGATATACCTAAGCACGAAAATATTAGTTTAATACAGCCTAAGTCTGAACAATTACAAACTGACCTTTATCATTTACAAGCTCTGAATGAGATAAGCTCTAACGAAACTCAACTCGAAATAGAGAAAAAGCAATTCATAGAAAGCAGAAGACAGAAAAGCATTTACAATTCTTCAATTGTATTTCAATGTGACCAAATTTATAAAACTTATAAAAGTCGTTCTGTTAAATTCCAGTTATCTAACATAAATGTCAGTCTCAAACTAGGTGAAATAACAGCTATTGTTGGTGAAAATGGCAATGGCAAAACAACTCTTTTAAGAATAATAGCAGGAAAGCTAGCACCAAGTACAGGAGAGTTACGTTATCCATGTTTAACTCTCAAAAAAAAGACTGATATGTACTCCATTAAGCAACAAATAGCTTACATACCTCAAGAACTACTACCATGGGAAGGCTTATTGTTTGATAATTTACATTTTGCAGCAGCTATTCATGGCTTTACAGGCCAAGATAATGAAGATGAAGTAGAATTTATTACTCTTCGTTTAGGATTAGAGCAATATAAAAAAGCAAAATGGACTGAAATATCGGGTGGTTATAAGATGAGGTTTGCCTTAGCAAAGGCGCTTATTAGTAAGCCTAAATTGATGATATTAGATGAACCATTAGCAAATTTGGATATCAACACTCAATTGCTTTTTTTACAAGATTTACGAGATTTGGCTAATTCTATTAGTGAACCCAAATCTATTATTGTCAGTTCACAAAATTTATATGAAATTGAAAATATCGCTGACAATATTATCTTTATTAAAGATGGTCAAACTCTATATAATGGTTCAGTTAAAAATTTTGGCGATGATAGAACTGAAAACTCTTATGAGATAAACTGCAACCAATCAAAAGAAGAAATAGAAGATTTACTGGAGAAAGTTAACTATAAAAGAATTGAAAAAGTTGGGAATGGGTTTATTATTCATACCCATAGAGATGTTGGTTCTAATTATTTATTAAAAGTTTTTTTAGAACAAGGTATTTCATTGAAATACTTTAGAGATATTAGCAAATCTACACGTAAACTTTTTGAAAATCAATCATGA